A region of Liolophura sinensis isolate JHLJ2023 chromosome 8, CUHK_Ljap_v2, whole genome shotgun sequence DNA encodes the following proteins:
- the LOC135472904 gene encoding tubulin beta chain-like, whose protein sequence is MREIVHLQAGQCGNQIGAKFWEVISDEHGIDPTGTYHGDSDLQLERINVYYNEATGGKYVPRAVLVDLEPGTMDSVRSGPFGQIFRPDNFVFGQSGAGNNWAKGHYTEGAELVDSVLDVVRKEAESCDCLQGFQLTHSLGGGTGSGMGTLLISKIREEYPDRVMNTFSVVPSPKVSDTVVEPYNATLSVHQLVENTDESFCIDNEALYDICFRTLKLTTPTYGDLNHLVSATMSGVTTCLRFPGQLNADLRKLAVNMVPFPRLHFFMPGFAPLTSRGSQQYRALTVPELTQQMFDAKNMMAACDPRHGRYLTVAAMFRGRMSMKEVDEQMLNVQNKNSSYFVEWIPNNVKTAVCDIPPRGLKMSATFIGNSTAIQELFKRISEQFTAMFRRKAFLHWYTGEGMDEMEFTEAESNMNDLVSSTSNTKTPRPRRMESLTRKVKPKRMP, encoded by the exons ATGAGAGAAATTGTTCACCTCCAGGCCGGCCAGTGCGGGAACCAGATCGGTGCTAAG TTCTGGGAGGTTATCTCTGACGAGCACGGCATCGACCCGACAGGAACCTACCATGGCGATTCCGATCTCCAGCTAGAAAGAATCAACGTCTACTACAATGAGGCCACAG GAGGTAAATATGTGCCTCGTGCCGTCCTGGTCGATCTGGAGCCCGGTACCATGGATTCTGTCCGATCCGGTCCATTCGGTCAGATCTTCAGACCGGATAACTTCGTTTTCGGTCAGAGCGGTGCCGGTAACAACTGGGCCAAGGGCCACTACACGGAAGGGGCCGAGCTGGTCGACTCCGTTCTCGATGTGGTCCGAAAAGAGGCAGAGAGCTGTGACTGTTTGCAGGGCTTCCAACTGACTCACTCTCTGGGTGGGGGTACCGGATCTGGAATGGGTACCCTTCTTATCAGCAAGATCCGAGAAGAATATCCCGATAGGGTGATGAACACCTTCTCCGTCGTTCCTTCACCAAAG GTATCAGATACAGTCGTGGAACCATACAACGCTACCTTGTCTGTCCATCAGCTGGTCGAGAACACAGACGAATCCTTCTGTATCGATAACGAGGCTCTCTACGACATTTGTTTCCGGACCCTGAAGCTGACCACCCCAACATACGGAGACTTGAACCATCTGGTCTCCGCCACGATGTCCGGTGTGACCACCTGTCTGCGATTCCCCGGTCAACTCAACGCTGACCTCCGTAAACTGGCTGTCAACATGGTACCCTTCCCGCGTCTCCACTTCTTCATGCCAGGATTTGCCCCTCTCACTTCCCGGGGTAGCCAACAATACAGAGCTCTGACAGTGCcagaactcacccagcagatgtTTGATGCCAAGAACATGATGGCCGCCTGCGATCCCCGTCACGGTCGTTACCTGACCGTGGCCGCCATGTTCCGCGGTCGTATGTCCATGAAGGAAGTGGACGAACAGATGTTGAATGTACAGAACAAGAACAGCAGCTACTTTGTCGAATGGATCCCCAACAACGTCAAGACCGCTGTCTGTGACATTCCTCCCAGAGGTCTCAAGATGTCCGCCACATTTATCGGTAACAGCACGGCTATCCAAGAGCTGTTCAAGCGAATCTCCGAACAGTTCACGGCCATGTTCCGTCGTAAGGCTTTCCTCCATTGGTATACCGGTGAGGGTATGGACGAGATGGAGTTTACTGAGGCCGAGTCCAACATGAACGACTTGGTGTCGAGTACCAGCAATACCAAGACGCCACGGCCGAGGAGGATGGAGAGTTTGACGAGGAAGGTGAAGCCGAAGAGGATGCCTTAA